One Novosphingobium sp. G106 DNA segment encodes these proteins:
- a CDS encoding Crp/Fnr family transcriptional regulator: MLTITQPSPFDIFQWLPIDVRAAFESEARVQHVRKGDHIYIEGDPGDAMYRLVSGNVRLSVVDADGRELLYLLFEPGDCFGISSCIDDEPRPHTARANSDVELQVLGKAAVDRLRTLHRPFDDAIMRLLARHMRMLSQFFAETSLKSLRERVASRLLSTARSFGVKTPEGIALSIELPQSELAFMVGGSRQSINKTLQRFRDEGAIEINHGKVIITNIERLRGAAGNQ, encoded by the coding sequence ATGTTGACGATAACGCAGCCCTCGCCTTTCGACATCTTCCAGTGGCTGCCGATCGATGTGCGCGCGGCGTTTGAGAGCGAAGCGCGCGTTCAGCATGTTCGCAAGGGAGATCACATCTACATCGAGGGTGATCCCGGAGATGCGATGTATCGTCTGGTGTCGGGAAACGTACGGTTGTCCGTCGTGGATGCTGACGGCCGTGAGTTATTGTATCTTCTTTTTGAACCGGGAGATTGTTTCGGTATCAGCAGTTGTATCGACGACGAACCGCGGCCGCACACAGCTCGGGCGAACAGCGACGTCGAGTTGCAGGTTCTCGGCAAAGCGGCAGTCGATCGCTTGCGCACGCTCCATCGGCCGTTCGATGACGCCATCATGAGGCTTCTTGCGCGGCATATGCGTATGCTTAGCCAATTCTTCGCCGAGACATCGTTGAAATCCCTGCGCGAGCGGGTGGCGAGCCGCCTACTCTCCACCGCTCGATCCTTCGGCGTGAAGACACCTGAGGGTATAGCGCTCTCGATCGAACTGCCTCAATCGGAGCTGGCATTCATGGTGGGCGGTTCGCGCCAATCCATCAACAAGACACTCCAGCGGTTTCGGGACGAGGGAGCGATCGAGATCAATCACGGCAAGGTCATCATCACGAATATCGAGCGACTCCGGGGCGCTGCGGGCAACCAGTGA
- a CDS encoding amidohydrolase family protein, translating to MPSASGEAGRRLLIRGGSVLSMDPHVGDFACADVLVSGRRIEAVGPNIDAGDAAILDARGMIVLPGFVDTHHHQFETALRGFLADGILINDGLPHSAINYHEDILQKFSMVYRPQDVYISELFGSLSQIDAGVTTVMDVSQIHHSPEHSDAAIQALREAGRRAVFGYFEGWGDRAQYPLDARRLKSEHFSSDDQLLTMAMGGEIYMPGHAEAWKIGRELAIPIALHVVGTFGVQAAFDELARSGQFGADNIFIHMTGMSDLAWKAAADAGAHISLSVPIEMTMRHGMPPIQKALDLGMQPSLSSDVECTMTADPFTQMRSAMTLQRAFVNERALSGDSDLPDMVTSRDAIRFATIEGAKGLKLDRKIGSLTPGKDADILLLDASAINVAPLNHVTGAIVTLMERSNVDTVMVAGAIRKWRGEVVGVDVAKLRSELEASRDYLFEASGISRDIFRT from the coding sequence ATGCCGAGCGCATCCGGCGAGGCTGGTCGGCGGCTTCTCATCCGTGGGGGCAGCGTCTTGTCGATGGATCCACACGTCGGCGATTTCGCCTGCGCCGACGTCCTCGTGTCCGGCCGGCGTATCGAGGCCGTTGGTCCAAATATCGACGCGGGGGACGCCGCGATCCTCGATGCGCGGGGCATGATCGTGCTGCCGGGTTTCGTCGATACCCATCACCATCAATTCGAGACAGCGCTGCGCGGCTTCCTGGCGGACGGCATCCTGATCAACGACGGGCTTCCGCATAGCGCGATCAACTATCATGAGGACATCCTCCAGAAGTTCTCGATGGTCTATCGTCCGCAGGACGTCTACATTAGCGAGCTCTTCGGCTCGCTGTCGCAGATCGACGCCGGGGTGACGACTGTCATGGACGTGTCCCAGATCCATCATTCTCCCGAACATTCGGATGCCGCCATACAGGCGCTGCGTGAAGCCGGTCGTCGTGCGGTTTTCGGTTATTTCGAGGGTTGGGGCGACCGCGCGCAATACCCGCTCGATGCACGGCGGTTGAAATCGGAACATTTCTCATCTGACGACCAGCTCCTGACCATGGCCATGGGCGGCGAAATCTATATGCCCGGCCATGCGGAAGCCTGGAAGATCGGTCGGGAACTGGCCATTCCGATCGCCCTGCATGTGGTTGGTACCTTCGGCGTGCAAGCCGCCTTCGATGAGCTCGCCCGTTCCGGCCAGTTCGGTGCGGACAATATCTTCATCCATATGACCGGCATGTCCGATCTCGCCTGGAAGGCGGCGGCTGATGCGGGTGCCCATATCTCGCTGTCGGTCCCGATCGAGATGACGATGCGGCACGGCATGCCGCCGATCCAGAAGGCGCTCGATCTGGGCATGCAGCCGTCGCTCTCGAGCGATGTCGAATGCACGATGACGGCCGACCCGTTCACGCAGATGCGCAGCGCGATGACGCTCCAGCGTGCCTTCGTCAACGAACGGGCACTCAGTGGCGACAGCGACCTGCCGGATATGGTGACCTCACGCGACGCGATACGCTTCGCGACGATCGAGGGCGCGAAAGGCCTGAAACTTGATCGCAAGATCGGCAGCCTGACGCCCGGCAAGGACGCCGACATCCTGTTGCTCGACGCATCGGCGATTAACGTCGCCCCGCTCAACCATGTGACCGGGGCCATCGTCACGCTGATGGAACGCTCCAACGTCGACACCGTGATGGTCGCCGGTGCGATCCGCAAATGGCGGGGGGAAGTCGTCGGCGTAGATGTTGCTAAACTCAGGAGCGAACTGGAAGCCAGCCGCGATTATCTGTTCGAGGCGTCCGGTATATCCCGCGATATTTTCAGAACCTGA
- a CDS encoding SDR family NAD(P)-dependent oxidoreductase encodes MTKANYGLSRKKIVFVGASSGIGLAVATEFARQGVDLTITSHLDDVFEARDAIQKETGAKVTALKFDISRREEVIAAFADIGDIDVLVNNAGIGIPTPPDDRSDKNAENFVRHFEVNVFGLYWCAQEAIARMKPGGKVIFTASIWARLAMKGNFLAYISSKHAVLGMVRSLACDLGEKGITVNAVCPGSMATEMNMNGLTADDQAALMAQMVIRPGLIDPKHLAGAYMFLASDGASEITGQEISVDRGQSIGGNQG; translated from the coding sequence ATGACCAAGGCTAATTACGGATTGTCGCGCAAGAAGATCGTTTTCGTGGGCGCAAGCAGCGGGATCGGACTGGCCGTTGCGACAGAATTTGCGCGGCAAGGCGTAGATCTGACAATTACCTCGCATCTCGACGACGTCTTTGAGGCGCGGGACGCTATCCAGAAGGAGACCGGCGCGAAAGTCACCGCCCTGAAATTCGATATTTCTCGCCGGGAGGAGGTGATCGCCGCCTTTGCGGACATTGGCGATATCGACGTCCTGGTGAACAACGCCGGCATCGGCATCCCGACCCCTCCGGACGATCGCAGCGACAAGAATGCCGAGAATTTCGTTCGCCATTTCGAGGTGAACGTGTTCGGCCTTTATTGGTGCGCGCAGGAAGCCATCGCCCGCATGAAGCCCGGCGGGAAGGTCATCTTCACGGCGTCGATCTGGGCGCGCCTGGCGATGAAGGGCAACTTCCTGGCCTATATCTCGTCCAAGCACGCGGTCCTGGGCATGGTGCGGTCTCTGGCCTGCGATCTCGGGGAGAAGGGCATCACGGTCAACGCGGTATGTCCTGGTTCAATGGCGACCGAAATGAACATGAACGGGCTGACGGCCGACGATCAGGCGGCGCTGATGGCGCAGATGGTGATCCGCCCCGGCCTGATAGATCCCAAGCATCTGGCTGGCGCCTATATGTTCCTGGCGTCTGACGGCGCATCAGAAATCACCGGACAGGAGATCAGCGTCGATCGCGGACAATCCATCGGCGGAAACCAAGGATAA
- a CDS encoding indolepyruvate ferredoxin oxidoreductase family protein, translated as MPFHWENGVPGSAIVALRTVSLDDKWALSRGRVVMNGTQAIARVMLAQKDLDQRRGLNTAGYITGYRGSPLGNVDTTLWSIGDRLAAANIRFQPGVNEDIAATAVRGTQQLDAVPNPRYDGVFAAWYGKGPGVDRSGDAFKHGNYVGAHRNGGVLVFYGDDHGGKSSTVAHQSEQAVAASLIPSLYPANVEEILRFGLLGIALSRFSGSWVGIKCVNEVAEQTATIDLDLDGFEIVVPERPADLPIGINIEQATYNPLREEQIVVEHRLPLVHAFVRANGIDRVVIDAPKRALGIVAAGKSYGDVRAALALLGLDEGAAAALGLSLYKVGCIWPLEPVGLIELAQGQDTLLVIEEKRSFLEQQIAATLVNIPGHPRIIGKADEDGAPLLSSIVQLDPSGLAIAIADRLDRLGLSNDAVRATRSRLAGAGQAVAAPLRRSPYFCSGCPHNRSTRVPDGSVSMTGIGCHTMVNFVRPDVALLPTQMGGEGGNWIGLAPFTDTPHIFQNMGDGTYYHSGLLAIRAAVASGVNITYKILYNDAVAMTGGQPVDGPISVAEIARQVQDEGVKTIILLSDDPSRHEGNRELPAGVEIGHRDTLDDVQKRLREVSGCTVLIYEQTCAAEKRRRRKTGAFPNPPKRLFIAPSVCEGCGDCSVQSTCVSLVPMETEFGRKRAIDQSSCNKDYSCLNGFCPSFVTVYDAEPRKPKALTIDEALFADLADAPRAMIGDAGYNVMITGIGGTGVVTVGALLGMAAHIEGLSMSLFDMTGLSQKNGAVYSHVRIAASHGAVHAQRLGRGEADLLLAFDLVAALGAEAAMTLSRVRTSAVVNGDVSPTLAFQFNRDFDPDTTLLTAQLRRAVDTDNFTGANASAIALAIMGDTIGANLFLLGVAAQGGKLPVGVEAIEQAVALNGVAVPFNIRAFRLGRLYAADPQAVLDMARGATPHQAPHADTVDEIIEHRAAHLTAYQNAALAQRYRDVMAQVRAVDAGIASGRDTLSRTVARTYAKLLAYKDEYEVARMLTDNRLRADIAKAFDDRARIAFNLAPPILGGGLVNGRPRKREFGSWILSPLRVLARLRGLRGTAFDPFGYTAERRMERGLIADYTQLLSATLAALMPANYDRAVALLAAADEIRGYGPVKEQAVAAYRTKLVELDAAFRETPIASDTPRPLVRAG; from the coding sequence GTGCCATTCCATTGGGAGAATGGTGTGCCTGGATCAGCGATTGTGGCGTTACGGACGGTGTCTCTGGACGACAAATGGGCCTTGAGCCGGGGGCGTGTCGTAATGAACGGCACGCAGGCGATTGCACGCGTGATGCTCGCGCAGAAGGATTTGGATCAACGCCGCGGACTCAATACCGCAGGCTACATCACTGGATATCGTGGATCGCCGCTGGGCAATGTCGATACCACCTTATGGTCAATCGGCGATCGATTGGCAGCTGCGAATATCCGGTTCCAGCCTGGGGTCAACGAAGACATCGCCGCCACCGCCGTCCGCGGCACGCAGCAGCTCGATGCTGTGCCAAACCCACGCTATGATGGTGTGTTCGCAGCTTGGTACGGCAAGGGTCCGGGGGTCGACCGGTCCGGTGACGCGTTCAAGCACGGCAATTATGTCGGCGCGCATCGCAACGGTGGCGTGCTCGTCTTCTATGGTGACGATCATGGGGGCAAATCCTCCACCGTCGCGCACCAGAGCGAACAAGCAGTGGCGGCAAGCCTCATCCCGTCGCTCTATCCCGCCAATGTAGAGGAGATATTGCGCTTCGGGCTACTCGGCATCGCGCTGTCCCGCTTCAGCGGGTCGTGGGTTGGCATCAAATGCGTCAACGAGGTGGCCGAGCAGACCGCCACCATCGACCTCGACCTTGATGGGTTCGAGATAGTGGTGCCCGAACGGCCCGCTGACCTGCCGATCGGGATCAATATCGAGCAGGCGACCTATAATCCGCTGCGCGAGGAGCAGATTGTCGTCGAGCATCGTCTTCCCCTGGTCCATGCCTTCGTGCGGGCCAACGGCATTGACCGGGTAGTGATTGACGCGCCGAAGCGAGCGCTGGGTATCGTCGCGGCAGGCAAATCCTATGGCGATGTCCGCGCCGCGCTCGCTTTGCTGGGTCTGGACGAGGGTGCCGCCGCTGCCCTGGGCCTTTCGCTTTACAAGGTTGGGTGCATCTGGCCGCTTGAACCTGTCGGCCTGATCGAGTTGGCTCAGGGACAGGATACGCTGTTGGTGATCGAAGAGAAGCGCAGCTTCCTCGAACAGCAGATCGCGGCCACGCTGGTCAATATCCCCGGTCATCCGCGGATCATCGGCAAGGCCGATGAGGACGGCGCCCCCTTGTTGTCGTCGATCGTGCAGCTTGACCCGTCCGGGCTGGCGATTGCCATCGCCGATCGACTCGACCGGCTCGGCCTGTCGAATGATGCTGTGCGGGCGACGCGATCCCGTCTGGCGGGTGCCGGCCAGGCGGTCGCGGCACCGCTACGTCGCAGCCCCTATTTCTGCTCCGGCTGCCCGCATAACCGGTCGACCCGCGTGCCGGACGGCAGCGTCAGCATGACCGGCATCGGTTGCCACACGATGGTCAATTTCGTCCGCCCCGACGTGGCGTTGCTGCCCACGCAAATGGGCGGGGAAGGCGGCAACTGGATCGGTCTGGCGCCGTTCACCGACACGCCGCATATTTTCCAGAATATGGGTGATGGCACCTATTATCATTCGGGTCTGCTGGCGATCCGCGCGGCCGTCGCGTCCGGCGTCAACATCACCTACAAGATCCTCTACAATGATGCGGTGGCGATGACCGGCGGGCAGCCGGTTGACGGTCCCATCTCCGTCGCCGAAATCGCACGGCAGGTGCAGGATGAGGGCGTGAAGACCATCATCCTGCTGAGCGATGATCCATCGCGGCACGAGGGCAATCGCGAACTGCCTGCGGGTGTAGAGATCGGGCATCGCGACACGCTGGACGATGTGCAGAAGCGGCTGCGGGAGGTCAGCGGCTGTACGGTCCTGATCTACGAACAGACCTGCGCGGCGGAGAAGCGTCGCCGCCGCAAGACCGGCGCCTTTCCCAATCCGCCCAAGCGGCTGTTCATCGCGCCATCGGTCTGCGAAGGGTGCGGGGATTGTTCAGTGCAATCCACCTGCGTCAGCCTGGTCCCGATGGAAACCGAGTTTGGCCGCAAACGCGCGATCGACCAGTCGAGCTGCAACAAGGATTATAGCTGCCTCAACGGCTTTTGCCCCTCCTTCGTGACGGTGTACGACGCCGAACCGCGCAAGCCCAAGGCGTTGACGATCGACGAGGCACTGTTTGCCGACCTTGCGGATGCGCCGCGCGCCATGATCGGGGACGCGGGCTATAATGTCATGATCACGGGCATCGGCGGCACCGGCGTCGTCACCGTCGGCGCGCTGCTGGGCATGGCCGCGCATATCGAGGGCCTGTCGATGTCGCTGTTCGACATGACCGGCCTCAGCCAGAAGAACGGCGCGGTCTACAGCCATGTGCGGATCGCCGCCAGTCACGGCGCGGTCCATGCCCAGCGGCTGGGCCGGGGTGAAGCGGACCTGTTGCTGGCGTTCGATCTGGTCGCTGCGCTGGGCGCGGAGGCCGCGATGACGCTCAGTCGGGTGCGCACCAGCGCCGTCGTCAATGGCGATGTGTCCCCGACGCTGGCGTTCCAGTTCAACCGCGACTTCGATCCCGATACCACGTTGCTGACCGCGCAATTGCGCCGCGCGGTGGACACGGACAACTTCACCGGGGCGAACGCCTCCGCGATCGCGCTGGCCATCATGGGGGACACGATCGGCGCCAATCTGTTCCTGCTGGGCGTGGCGGCGCAGGGCGGCAAGCTGCCCGTCGGGGTCGAGGCGATCGAGCAGGCGGTGGCGCTGAATGGCGTGGCGGTGCCATTCAATATCCGCGCTTTCCGGCTGGGACGGCTTTATGCCGCCGATCCGCAGGCTGTGCTGGACATGGCGCGGGGCGCCACGCCGCATCAGGCTCCACACGCAGATACCGTCGATGAGATCATCGAACATCGCGCCGCGCATCTGACCGCTTATCAGAATGCGGCACTGGCGCAGCGCTATCGCGACGTCATGGCGCAGGTTCGGGCTGTCGACGCGGGCATCGCGTCAGGTCGCGATACATTGTCGCGAACCGTAGCGCGGACCTACGCCAAGCTGCTGGCCTATAAGGACGAATATGAGGTCGCCCGAATGCTGACCGACAATCGCCTGCGCGCGGATATCGCCAAGGCGTTCGACGACAGGGCCCGCATCGCCTTCAACCTCGCCCCGCCGATCCTGGGAGGCGGCCTGGTGAACGGCAGGCCGCGCAAGCGCGAGTTCGGATCCTGGATACTCAGCCCGCTCCGCGTGCTGGCCCGGCTGCGTGGTTTGCGCGGCACCGCTTTCGATCCCTTCGGTTATACCGCCGAACGCCGTATGGAGCGCGGGTTGATCGCGGATTATACGCAGCTGCTGTCGGCGACACTCGCAGCCCTCATGCCGGCCAATTACGACCGGGCCGTAGCGCTGCTGGCCGCGGCGGATGAGATACGCGGCTACGGTCCTGTGAAGGAACAGGCGGTTGCCGCTTATCGGACCAAGCTGGTCGAACTCGACGCCGCCTTTCGAGAAACCCCGATTGCCAGCGATACGCCGCGACCGCTCGTGAGGGCCGGGTGA
- a CDS encoding alpha-hydroxy acid oxidase produces the protein MDLRRAAVRALPRPIFDYLDGGAEDEIVLRRATSAYDDIELLPQALVDLSASNHETQIFGRTIPFPLMLAPTGLTRLFHKDAEVAVAEAANKAGLPYCLSTLGTTTMEEFARMTTAPRLFQIYIFKDRGLTEEFISRAQEGGYDGLVLTVDTLVAGKRERDLVNGLSLPPRLNARTFLQFAAKPRWSLPALFGRKFDFVNVAHRVATMSDKQVPLHVYVAGQFDNSITWKDVEWLAARWKGPLAVKGILRAEDAWQASECGADTVMISNHGGRQLETAVAPIDQIASVAGAVGGRVKIICDGGIRRGSHMVKALALGADACSIGRPYLYGLAGGGAQGVSRALDIMREEYERTMALLGAATPRDLKPSMLKKIGPRASSAC, from the coding sequence ATGGACCTGCGTCGTGCGGCCGTACGGGCGTTACCGCGTCCGATCTTCGACTATCTCGACGGCGGGGCGGAAGACGAAATCGTTCTGCGCCGTGCGACCAGCGCTTATGATGACATCGAGTTGCTTCCGCAGGCGCTGGTTGATCTATCGGCGTCCAATCACGAAACGCAGATTTTCGGACGCACCATCCCGTTCCCCTTGATGCTAGCGCCGACGGGTCTGACCCGCTTGTTTCACAAGGATGCCGAAGTCGCGGTCGCCGAAGCAGCTAACAAGGCCGGATTACCTTATTGCCTTTCCACCCTGGGCACGACCACGATGGAGGAGTTCGCACGCATGACCACAGCGCCGCGGCTGTTCCAGATCTATATCTTTAAGGATCGCGGGCTGACCGAGGAGTTCATCTCGCGCGCCCAGGAAGGCGGATATGACGGTCTGGTATTGACTGTCGATACGCTGGTCGCGGGCAAGCGTGAGCGCGATCTCGTCAATGGCCTCAGCCTTCCGCCCCGTCTTAACGCGCGAACCTTCCTGCAATTTGCAGCAAAGCCGCGATGGTCGCTTCCCGCTCTGTTTGGACGCAAGTTCGATTTTGTCAACGTCGCGCACCGCGTCGCGACGATGTCGGACAAGCAGGTACCGCTACACGTTTATGTCGCCGGGCAGTTCGACAATTCCATAACTTGGAAAGATGTCGAATGGCTGGCTGCACGGTGGAAGGGTCCGCTGGCGGTCAAGGGCATCCTGAGGGCAGAGGATGCCTGGCAGGCGAGCGAATGCGGAGCCGACACGGTGATGATCTCCAACCACGGCGGCCGCCAGCTAGAGACGGCGGTGGCGCCGATCGACCAGATCGCGTCCGTTGCCGGTGCGGTCGGGGGCAGGGTCAAGATCATCTGCGACGGCGGGATCCGGCGGGGCTCGCATATGGTCAAGGCCTTGGCGCTCGGCGCCGATGCCTGCTCGATCGGCCGTCCCTATCTTTACGGGCTTGCCGGCGGCGGCGCGCAGGGCGTGTCGCGCGCGCTGGACATCATGCGAGAAGAATATGAGCGCACGATGGCGCTGCTCGGCGCGGCGACGCCGCGGGATCTTAAGCCGTCCATGCTCAAGAAGATCGGGCCACGCGCATCAAGTGCCTGCTGA